A window of the Arachis duranensis cultivar V14167 chromosome 5, aradu.V14167.gnm2.J7QH, whole genome shotgun sequence genome harbors these coding sequences:
- the LOC107491292 gene encoding uncharacterized protein LOC107491292 isoform X1, producing the protein MATLHCNSLTLNKRCYQQSSRTRPPFLYPVFSSTRFVPNIGSSTSRSFKTSTSFSRWSGTVSAVVSEGSAVGASSSATEVFKLTYLEGNSWLWNVGGANILVDPILVGNLDFGIPWLYDAAKKVLKKFQLSDLPEIDCLLITQSLDDHCHLKTLNPFSQKFPNVRVIATPNAKTLLDPLFNNVTYVEPGESSVIESKNGSNICIKATAGPVLGPPWQRPENGYIVRSPQGQLSLYYEPHCVYNQNLVEKEKVDIVITPVIKQLLPNFTLVSGQEDAVKLAKLLQARFIVPMKNGDLDSKGVLASLVQSEGTIESFKDLLSRELPDAKFIEPAIGVPLEISAN; encoded by the exons ATGGCCACGCTTCACTGCAATTCACTCACTCTTAATAAACGGTGTTATCAACAATCCTCAAGAACAAGACCACCCTTCTTGTACCCCGTTTTCTCATCCACTCGTTTTGTACCAAATATTGGATCCTCTACCTCTAGGTCATTCAAGACCTCAACTTCTTTCAG CAGGTGGAGTGGGACTGTTTCTGCTGTTGTTTCAGAGGGGAGCGCCGTTGGGGCGAGTTCTTCTGCGACTGAGGTCTTCAAACTGACATATTTGGAG GGAAATAGTTGGCTGTGGAATGTTGGTGGGGCTAACATATTGGTTGATCCAATTTTGGTTGGTaacttggattttggaattccTTGGCTATATGATGCTGCTAAGAAAGTGTTGAAGAAGTTCCAG CTCAGTGATCTTCCTGAAATCGATTGCCTACTCATTACACAAAGCCTTGATGATCATTGCCATTTGAAGACCTTGAACCCTTTCTCTCAGAAATTCCCAAATGTTAGAGTTATAGCAACTCCTAATGCCAAAACTTTGCTTGATCCTCTGTTCAACAAT GTTACATATGTTGAACCTGGAGAGAGCTCTGTTATTGAATCAAAGAATGGTTCCAACATCTGCATTAAGGCTACAGCAGGGCCAGTTCTTGGACCTCCTTGGCAACGCCCTGAGAACGG GTATATTGTTAGATCTCCACAGGGGCAATTGTCTCTTTACTATGAACCTCACTGTGTGTACAATCAAAATCTGGTTGAGAAGGAAAAGGTAGATATCGTGATCACGCCGGTGATAAAGCAGCTTTTGCCGAATTTTACCCTGGTTTCAGGACAAGAAGATGCTGTGAAACTTGCTAAGCTGCTGCAAGCCAG GTTCATTGTGCCAATGAAAAATGGTGACCTAGATAGCAAAGGAGTACTAGCAAGCTTAGTTCAGTCTGAAGGAACAATAGAATCATTTAAG GATCTTTTATCAAGAGAGTTACCAGATGCAAAGTTTATAGAGCCTGCCATTGGCGTTCCACTAGAAATTTCAGCAAACTAA
- the LOC107491292 gene encoding uncharacterized protein LOC107491292 isoform X2 translates to MATLHCNSLTLNKRCYQQSSRTRPPFLYPVFSSTRFVPNIGSSTSRSFKTSTSFRWSGTVSAVVSEGSAVGASSSATEVFKLTYLEGNSWLWNVGGANILVDPILVGNLDFGIPWLYDAAKKVLKKFQLSDLPEIDCLLITQSLDDHCHLKTLNPFSQKFPNVRVIATPNAKTLLDPLFNNVTYVEPGESSVIESKNGSNICIKATAGPVLGPPWQRPENGYIVRSPQGQLSLYYEPHCVYNQNLVEKEKVDIVITPVIKQLLPNFTLVSGQEDAVKLAKLLQARFIVPMKNGDLDSKGVLASLVQSEGTIESFKDLLSRELPDAKFIEPAIGVPLEISAN, encoded by the exons ATGGCCACGCTTCACTGCAATTCACTCACTCTTAATAAACGGTGTTATCAACAATCCTCAAGAACAAGACCACCCTTCTTGTACCCCGTTTTCTCATCCACTCGTTTTGTACCAAATATTGGATCCTCTACCTCTAGGTCATTCAAGACCTCAACTTCTTTCAG GTGGAGTGGGACTGTTTCTGCTGTTGTTTCAGAGGGGAGCGCCGTTGGGGCGAGTTCTTCTGCGACTGAGGTCTTCAAACTGACATATTTGGAG GGAAATAGTTGGCTGTGGAATGTTGGTGGGGCTAACATATTGGTTGATCCAATTTTGGTTGGTaacttggattttggaattccTTGGCTATATGATGCTGCTAAGAAAGTGTTGAAGAAGTTCCAG CTCAGTGATCTTCCTGAAATCGATTGCCTACTCATTACACAAAGCCTTGATGATCATTGCCATTTGAAGACCTTGAACCCTTTCTCTCAGAAATTCCCAAATGTTAGAGTTATAGCAACTCCTAATGCCAAAACTTTGCTTGATCCTCTGTTCAACAAT GTTACATATGTTGAACCTGGAGAGAGCTCTGTTATTGAATCAAAGAATGGTTCCAACATCTGCATTAAGGCTACAGCAGGGCCAGTTCTTGGACCTCCTTGGCAACGCCCTGAGAACGG GTATATTGTTAGATCTCCACAGGGGCAATTGTCTCTTTACTATGAACCTCACTGTGTGTACAATCAAAATCTGGTTGAGAAGGAAAAGGTAGATATCGTGATCACGCCGGTGATAAAGCAGCTTTTGCCGAATTTTACCCTGGTTTCAGGACAAGAAGATGCTGTGAAACTTGCTAAGCTGCTGCAAGCCAG GTTCATTGTGCCAATGAAAAATGGTGACCTAGATAGCAAAGGAGTACTAGCAAGCTTAGTTCAGTCTGAAGGAACAATAGAATCATTTAAG GATCTTTTATCAAGAGAGTTACCAGATGCAAAGTTTATAGAGCCTGCCATTGGCGTTCCACTAGAAATTTCAGCAAACTAA